TCTGAACCTGGACGTCCGTGAGATCGGCGCCGTTGTCCTGGGTGACTTCAGCACGATCGAGGAGGGCCAGAAGGTCCGCCGCACCGGTGAGGTGCTGTCGGTCCCGGTGGGCGACGCCTACCTGGGCCGCGTGGTCGACGCGCTGGGCAACCCGCTGGACGGCAAGGGCGCGCTGGAGCTGACCGAGCGTCGTGCGCTGGAGCTGCAGGCCCCCACGGTCGTGCAGCGGCAGTCGGTGAACGAGCCGCTGCAGACCGGCATCAAGGCCATCGACGCGATGACGCCGATCGGCCGCGGCCAGCGGCAGTTGGTGATCGGCGACCGGCAGACCGGCAAGACCACGATCTGCATCGACACGATCATCAACCAGAAGGACAACTGGCTGTCCGGCGACGAGAAGAAGCAGGTCCGCTGCATCTACGTCGCCATCGGCCAGAAGGGCTCCACGATCGCCAACGTGCGCCGCACCCTCGAAGAGGCCGGCGCCATGGAGTACACCACGATCGTCGCGGCCCCCGCGTCCGAGCCCTCCGGCTACAAGTACATCGCCCCCTACACCGGCTCGGCCATCGGCCAGCACTGGATGTACCAGGGCAAGCACGTCCTGATCATCTTCGACGACCTGTCGAAGCAGGCCGAGGCGTACCGCGCCATCTCGCTGCTGCTGCGCCGTCCGCCGGGCCGTGAGGCCTACCCGGGCGACGTGTTCTACCTGCACTCCCGGCTGCTGGAGCGCTGCGCCAAGCTGTCCGACGACCTCGGCGGCGGCTCGATGACCGGTCTGCCGATCATCGAGACCAAGGGCAACGACGTGTCGGCGTTCATCCCGACCAACGTCATCTCCATCACCGACGGCCAGTGCTTCCTGGAGACGGACCTGTTCAACCAGGGCGTCCGGCCGGCCATCAACGTCGGTGTCTCGGTCTCCCGAGTGGGCGGCTCCGCCCAGGTCAAGGCGATGCGCAAGGTGGCCGGTACGCTCCGGCTGTCGCTGTCGCAGTTCCGCGACCTGGA
The DNA window shown above is from Thermomonospora umbrina and carries:
- the atpA gene encoding F0F1 ATP synthase subunit alpha codes for the protein MAELTIRPDEIRNALERFVQSYEPEAAAREEVGTVVDSGDGIAHIEGLPSAMANEILEFEDGTRGLALNLDVREIGAVVLGDFSTIEEGQKVRRTGEVLSVPVGDAYLGRVVDALGNPLDGKGALELTERRALELQAPTVVQRQSVNEPLQTGIKAIDAMTPIGRGQRQLVIGDRQTGKTTICIDTIINQKDNWLSGDEKKQVRCIYVAIGQKGSTIANVRRTLEEAGAMEYTTIVAAPASEPSGYKYIAPYTGSAIGQHWMYQGKHVLIIFDDLSKQAEAYRAISLLLRRPPGREAYPGDVFYLHSRLLERCAKLSDDLGGGSMTGLPIIETKGNDVSAFIPTNVISITDGQCFLETDLFNQGVRPAINVGVSVSRVGGSAQVKAMRKVAGTLRLSLSQFRDLEAFAAFASDLDAASRAQLDRGARLVELLKQPQYSPYPVEKQVVSVWSGTTGELDDVPVEDVRRFESEFLDYIERNHGGVLVDIKGSGQLSDDALTTLKAAIEEFKKEFQTSAGTLLGADEPVEPIKDEAIGQEKVQRVVKKD